The sequence below is a genomic window from Deltaproteobacteria bacterium.
AGTCCTTTACTGCGGGCATCGTCATAGAGGGAAGCGCCTCTAGGGTCAAGCGCCATCGACTAGCGAGTCTTTTGTGATACCGGCTTGTTCCTCTTAACAGAAGGGTCTAATCTCCCCCTTAGGAGGATACCGTCATGGGCACGAACAGATTAACCAGTGTGCTGGTGGCAACGCTCCTGACCGTCTTTGCAGCGACCACGCTCTTTGCTCAGCAGCGTTCTTCGCGTGAAGAATGGCAAGGGTCGCGAACGGATGACGACTGGCAAGGAGAACGACCCACTCCGCCATCACAGCAACCCTCTCCCTTCCCAGCTCCGCAGAAGCCTACGCGTTCAGGGAAGCAAGTGCTAGAAATTCCGTCCCAACGACAACAAGAGTCGCTTGAACCACCACGGCGACAGGCGGAACTGCCACCACGTTCGCAGCCAGAACTTCCACCGCGCCGCCAAAACGAAGACGTCCGTGCGCCGCAAGCAGTGACGGTTACTGTGACAAATCCCCAAGGTGGCTATATCCCTGGGTTGCAGCGGGACGATTTCACTTTATATGAAGATGGAGTTCCACAAGAGATTACCTACTTTAACACTGGCGATACTGAGCCAGTGAGCCTGGGATTGATTGTCGATACCAGTGGCAGCATGAAGACGAAGATCGAAAGGGCTCGGCAAGCATTGCGTCGCTTTATTGAGTCTATTCGCCCTCGAGACGAAGTGTTTATTGCTGAGTTCAACCAGCAGCCTTCTCTCCTCCAGGATTTTACTGACAGCCGGACCCTCTTGATGCAGGCCGTTAGTTTGCTGCGGCCAGTAGGTGGTACGTCGCTCTATGATGCAGTGCTTGATGGGTTACGTCGCGTCAAGACTGGGCAGAATCAGAAAAAGGCGTTGATTGTGGTAACAGATGGGATCGATACCGGAAGCTTTACGTCGCTTGATCAGGTCACGAATGCGGCACGCCGTTCCGGCGTTCTCCTCTACACCATTGGGATTGGTAATCCTCAAGGGGGCGGTGGGATTAGTGGTCCATCAATTATGATTGGCCCCTTTGCGGTTGTCGGTAGTGGCATAGGAGATGATCGAGTGGATTCTCACATCTTACGTCAGATCAGTAGCGAAACCGGAGGGGAACACTTCTTACTCAACCCGGCTGATGTAATGGGGAGTCGGTCTGTACTTGACGCTGCAGTGCAGGCCATTTCGCGCGAATTACGCCAGCAATACACGCTCGGCTATCGTTCGACCTTACCGTCGGATCGCTACCGAAGTGTACGTGTGGAAACACGGCGAGACGATGTGGTT
It includes:
- a CDS encoding VWA domain-containing protein; amino-acid sequence: MGTNRLTSVLVATLLTVFAATTLFAQQRSSREEWQGSRTDDDWQGERPTPPSQQPSPFPAPQKPTRSGKQVLEIPSQRQQESLEPPRRQAELPPRSQPELPPRRQNEDVRAPQAVTVTVTNPQGGYIPGLQRDDFTLYEDGVPQEITYFNTGDTEPVSLGLIVDTSGSMKTKIERARQALRRFIESIRPRDEVFIAEFNQQPSLLQDFTDSRTLLMQAVSLLRPVGGTSLYDAVLDGLRRVKTGQNQKKALIVVTDGIDTGSFTSLDQVTNAARRSGVLLYTIGIGNPQGGGGISGPSIMIGPFAVVGSGIGDDRVDSHILRQISSETGGEHFLLNPADVMGSRSVLDAAVQAISRELRQQYTLGYRSTLPSDRYRSVRVETRRDDVVVRTQKGHAAEGGR